A DNA window from Novosphingobium sp. RL4 contains the following coding sequences:
- a CDS encoding aldose epimerase family protein: MRKLRKAFVSTAISAPALAIAALSLSNPALAADASQAPAGALSDGTQVSAVTLKAANGVSATILTYGATLWKMMAPDREGKSADILLGYDDVASYEKRPNYWGATIGRYGNRIADGKFTLDGKTYQLPQNDHGQSLHGGGKGFDVQNWKVESIKSGPVATAVFSLVSPDGDSGYPGTVKTRVTYSLDEKGNLQVVFEATTDKPTVLNMTNHAIFNMAGEGSPRDALQSLLTIPAGHYTPVNDKLIPTGELRDVTGTVFDFRKARLVGEGIRDGKDEQIVMGRGYDHNFALDKGVTKTPELAARLEDPASGRVLELLTTEPGVQFYAGNFLDGTFIGKNSHLYRMGDGIALEPQKFPDSPNHPNFPSTRVDPGKPYKHVMIYRVSTSSR, translated from the coding sequence ATGAGGAAACTGCGCAAGGCGTTTGTAAGCACGGCGATATCCGCCCCAGCCCTGGCCATTGCAGCCCTTTCCCTTTCGAATCCGGCACTCGCCGCCGATGCCTCGCAGGCTCCGGCGGGCGCACTTTCCGATGGCACGCAAGTCAGCGCGGTCACGCTCAAGGCCGCCAACGGCGTCTCGGCGACGATCCTGACTTACGGCGCCACGCTGTGGAAGATGATGGCCCCCGACCGCGAGGGCAAGTCGGCCGACATCCTGCTCGGCTATGACGATGTCGCCAGCTATGAAAAGCGCCCGAATTACTGGGGCGCCACCATCGGCCGCTACGGCAACCGCATCGCCGACGGCAAGTTCACGCTCGACGGCAAGACCTACCAGCTTCCCCAGAACGATCACGGCCAGTCGCTGCACGGCGGCGGCAAGGGCTTCGACGTCCAGAACTGGAAGGTCGAATCGATCAAGTCCGGCCCGGTGGCGACGGCGGTGTTCTCGCTCGTCAGCCCCGACGGCGATTCGGGCTATCCCGGCACGGTGAAGACCAGGGTGACCTACTCGCTTGACGAGAAGGGCAACCTGCAGGTCGTGTTCGAAGCGACCACCGACAAGCCGACCGTGCTCAACATGACCAATCACGCCATCTTCAACATGGCCGGCGAAGGCAGCCCGCGCGACGCCCTGCAGAGCCTGCTGACGATCCCGGCCGGCCACTACACCCCTGTCAACGACAAGCTGATCCCCACCGGCGAACTGCGTGACGTAACCGGCACCGTGTTCGACTTCCGCAAGGCCCGCCTGGTCGGCGAAGGCATCCGCGACGGCAAGGACGAGCAGATCGTCATGGGCCGTGGCTACGATCACAACTTCGCGCTCGACAAGGGCGTGACCAAGACTCCCGAACTGGCCGCCCGCCTCGAAGATCCTGCTTCGGGCCGCGTGCTCGAACTGCTGACGACCGAACCGGGCGTGCAGTTCTACGCCGGCAACTTCCTGGACGGCACCTTCATCGGCAAGAACAGCCACCTCTACCGCATGGGCGACGGCATCGCACTGGAACCGCAGAAGTTCCCGGATTCGCCGAATCACCCGAACTTCCCTTCCACCCGCGTCGATCCCGGCAAGCCCTACAAGCATGTCATGATCTACCGCGTTTCCACTTCTTCGCGCTGA
- a CDS encoding aldehyde dehydrogenase (NADP(+)) — protein sequence MTEFRSIVAETGEPHGEPLAVNGPADVAAACAAAAAAFDTYRATDRETRAAFLERIADEIIAIGDSLIEAYIAESGLPRGRGEGERGRTVGQLRLFADVVRKGQWQQLRIDPALPDRAPLPRPDLRLRMIPVGPVAVFGASNFPLAFSTAGGDTASALAAGCPVVVKGHPAHPITGSLIAAAITKAVKDAGLPEGVFQHLVGPSNELGAALVQDPRIMAVGFTGSRGGGLALAKLAQAREVPIPVYAEMSSINPVLLLPEALKARGEALGTAFVGSLTMGAGQFCTNPGLILAVEGEGLDAFVAAATGGVAEAKPQTMLTTGIAAAYAKGVEALEGNAGVETIAKGEEGSKTTGGAILFQTTAAQFLADKAIGHEVFGAASIVVRCKDEAELAGLLEGLEGQLTATLHMDEADEAAASRLLPVLERKVGRILVNGWPTGVEVCHAMVHGGPFPSTTDPRTTSVGSMAIDRFLRPVSYQNFAQGLLPAELRDAAFGDGAPRLIDGALTL from the coding sequence ATGACCGAATTCCGTTCCATCGTGGCCGAAACCGGTGAGCCGCACGGCGAACCTCTGGCCGTGAACGGCCCCGCCGACGTCGCCGCAGCCTGCGCCGCCGCTGCCGCTGCTTTCGACACTTATCGCGCCACCGATCGTGAAACGCGCGCTGCGTTCCTCGAACGAATCGCCGACGAGATCATCGCCATCGGCGATTCGCTGATCGAAGCCTACATTGCCGAAAGCGGACTGCCCCGTGGTCGCGGCGAGGGCGAGCGTGGCCGTACCGTCGGCCAGCTGCGCCTGTTCGCCGATGTCGTCCGCAAGGGTCAGTGGCAGCAGCTGCGTATCGATCCGGCTCTGCCGGACCGCGCCCCGCTGCCTCGTCCCGACCTGCGCCTGCGCATGATTCCGGTGGGTCCGGTTGCCGTGTTCGGCGCCTCGAACTTCCCGCTCGCCTTCTCGACCGCCGGTGGTGACACCGCTTCGGCGCTCGCCGCCGGTTGCCCGGTCGTGGTCAAGGGTCACCCGGCCCACCCGATCACCGGCAGCCTGATTGCCGCCGCGATCACCAAGGCCGTGAAGGACGCCGGTCTTCCCGAAGGCGTGTTCCAGCACCTCGTCGGCCCGTCGAACGAACTCGGCGCCGCGCTGGTCCAGGATCCGCGCATCATGGCGGTCGGCTTCACCGGCTCGCGCGGTGGCGGTCTCGCCCTCGCCAAGCTGGCCCAGGCCCGCGAAGTGCCGATCCCGGTCTATGCCGAAATGTCGAGCATCAACCCCGTCCTGCTGCTTCCCGAAGCGCTGAAGGCACGCGGCGAAGCGCTCGGCACCGCTTTCGTCGGTTCGCTGACGATGGGCGCCGGCCAGTTCTGCACCAACCCCGGCCTGATCCTGGCTGTCGAGGGTGAAGGCCTGGACGCCTTCGTCGCGGCCGCCACCGGCGGTGTTGCCGAAGCCAAGCCGCAGACCATGCTCACCACCGGCATCGCCGCTGCTTATGCCAAGGGCGTCGAAGCGCTTGAAGGCAATGCCGGCGTCGAAACCATCGCCAAGGGCGAAGAAGGCAGCAAGACCACCGGCGGTGCGATCCTGTTCCAGACCACGGCTGCCCAGTTCCTCGCCGACAAGGCGATCGGCCACGAAGTGTTCGGCGCTGCGTCGATCGTCGTGCGCTGCAAGGACGAAGCCGAACTCGCCGGCCTGCTCGAAGGCCTGGAAGGCCAGCTGACCGCCACCCTGCACATGGACGAAGCCGACGAAGCCGCCGCTTCGCGCCTGCTGCCGGTGCTGGAACGCAAGGTCGGCCGCATCCTCGTCAACGGCTGGCCCACCGGCGTCGAAGTGTGCCACGCGATGGTGCACGGCGGCCCGTTCCCCTCGACCACCGACCCGCGCACCACGTCGGTCGGCAGCATGGCGATCGACCGCTTCCTGCGCCCGGTCAGCTACCAGAACTTCGCTCAGGGCCTGCTTCCGGCAGAACTGCGCGACGCGGCCTTCGGTGACGGCGCTCCCCGCCTGATCGACGGCGCACTTACCCTCTAA
- the araD1 gene encoding AraD1 family protein, whose amino-acid sequence MTYLRLLQHRAPDGVRSVILAEGDAAHFLQGVTSTRELAQRAIAEGVTLAEAAKAAGQGEAVDIKAEFAAGNLLAPIDHEDSAHLLMTGTGLTHLGSAEGRNKMHQAAASGEHVTDSMRMFLEGLEGGKPAAGTEGQQPEWFYKGDGQLLVGPGDALTMPAFAKDGGEEPELAGIYLVGEDGHVYRLGLALANEFSDHVTERHNYLWLAHSKLRQAALGPELLLGTPPEKIEGTSKIVRGGETIWEKPFLSGEGNMSHTFANLEHHHFKYDLFRRSGDVHVHFFGTATLSFADGVTTQEGDVFEIDAAPFTLPVSNPLARAAASGEATTTVKAL is encoded by the coding sequence ATGACCTACCTTCGCCTGCTCCAGCATCGCGCGCCTGACGGCGTGCGCTCCGTCATTCTTGCCGAGGGCGATGCCGCCCACTTCCTTCAGGGCGTCACCAGCACCCGCGAACTCGCCCAGCGCGCCATCGCCGAAGGCGTGACGCTGGCCGAAGCCGCCAAGGCTGCCGGACAGGGCGAAGCGGTCGACATCAAGGCCGAATTCGCGGCCGGCAACCTGCTTGCCCCGATCGACCACGAAGATTCCGCACACCTGCTGATGACCGGCACGGGCCTGACGCACCTCGGTTCGGCCGAGGGTCGCAACAAGATGCACCAGGCTGCCGCCTCGGGTGAGCATGTCACCGATTCCATGCGCATGTTCCTTGAGGGCCTTGAAGGCGGCAAGCCCGCCGCGGGCACCGAAGGCCAGCAGCCGGAATGGTTCTACAAGGGCGACGGTCAGCTGCTCGTCGGCCCCGGCGATGCGCTGACCATGCCCGCCTTCGCCAAGGACGGCGGCGAAGAGCCGGAACTGGCGGGCATCTACCTCGTAGGCGAAGACGGCCATGTCTACCGCCTCGGCCTCGCGCTCGCCAACGAGTTCTCGGACCACGTCACCGAGCGTCACAACTACCTGTGGCTTGCGCACTCGAAGCTGCGCCAGGCCGCGCTCGGCCCGGAACTGCTGCTGGGCACCCCGCCGGAGAAGATCGAGGGCACCAGCAAGATCGTGCGCGGCGGCGAGACGATCTGGGAAAAGCCCTTCCTCTCGGGCGAAGGCAATATGTCGCACACCTTTGCGAACCTTGAGCATCACCACTTCAAGTACGACCTGTTCCGCCGTTCGGGCGACGTGCATGTCCACTTCTTCGGCACCGCGACGCTCTCGTTCGCCGACGGCGTGACCACGCAGGAAGGCGACGTATTCGAGATCGACGCCGCACCCTTCACCCTGCCGGTTTCCAACCCGCTTGCCCGCGCTGCCGCTTCGGGCGAGGCGACGACAACCGTGAAGGCGCTCTGA
- a CDS encoding alpha-N-arabinofuranosidase has product MLKALRLTTAAVLLSATALAGTAHADTDGQPTTATIDADKPGAVYHKEVFTQFAEHLGTGIYGGLWVGKNSKIPNTNGFRNDVVRALKDLSVPVIRWPGGCFADEYNWREGIGPQNKRPVKVNTHWGGVTEPNTVGTHEFFELLRQVGAEAYIAGNVGDGTPREMAEWVEYMTAPAGSLAELRAKNGHKEPWKVAYFGVGNELWGCGGNMRPEFAADETRRYATFVKAPAGTKILKVAAGANVDDYNWTETMMRVAAPQLDGVSLHYYVHPAGGWPPRAPAVDFDEHGWADALNGARHMDELITRHSAIMDKYDPEKRVFLAVDEWGSWYAQDPGTHPGFLRQQNTLRDALIASVHLDIFAKHADRVRMTAIAQMVNVLQAMIFTEDNKMVLTPTYHVFEMYKPWQDATVLPIQIKSPWYHKDEFSMPAVSGSAVKGKDGKIHVGLSNLDPNQSNTVTIKLGGVSASAATGRILTAPAINAHNTFDAPNAVKPEAFSGATVQGGNLVVTLPAKSVVVLELQ; this is encoded by the coding sequence ATGTTGAAGGCGCTTCGCCTGACCACCGCAGCCGTCCTGCTGAGCGCCACTGCGCTCGCAGGCACGGCTCATGCCGATACCGACGGACAGCCCACCACGGCGACCATCGACGCCGACAAGCCCGGCGCGGTCTATCATAAGGAAGTCTTCACCCAGTTCGCCGAGCACCTCGGCACGGGGATCTACGGCGGCCTGTGGGTCGGCAAGAACAGCAAGATTCCGAACACCAACGGTTTCCGCAACGATGTCGTCCGGGCGCTCAAGGACCTCTCGGTCCCCGTGATCCGCTGGCCGGGCGGCTGCTTCGCCGACGAGTACAACTGGCGTGAAGGCATCGGCCCGCAGAACAAGCGTCCGGTCAAGGTCAACACCCACTGGGGCGGCGTGACCGAGCCGAACACCGTGGGCACGCACGAATTCTTCGAACTGCTGCGCCAGGTCGGCGCGGAAGCCTATATCGCCGGCAACGTCGGCGACGGCACGCCGCGCGAAATGGCCGAATGGGTCGAATACATGACCGCACCTGCCGGTTCGCTGGCTGAGCTGCGCGCCAAAAACGGCCACAAGGAGCCCTGGAAGGTCGCCTACTTCGGCGTCGGCAACGAGCTTTGGGGTTGCGGCGGGAACATGCGTCCCGAATTCGCGGCCGACGAGACCCGCCGTTATGCCACCTTCGTCAAGGCGCCTGCCGGCACCAAGATCCTGAAGGTCGCCGCGGGCGCCAATGTCGACGACTACAACTGGACCGAGACGATGATGCGCGTCGCGGCCCCGCAGCTCGACGGCGTTTCGCTGCATTACTACGTCCACCCTGCCGGTGGCTGGCCGCCGCGTGCGCCCGCCGTCGATTTCGACGAACATGGCTGGGCCGATGCGCTGAACGGCGCGCGCCACATGGACGAGCTGATCACCAGGCACTCGGCGATCATGGACAAGTACGACCCCGAGAAGCGGGTCTTCCTGGCCGTGGACGAATGGGGTTCGTGGTACGCCCAGGATCCGGGCACGCATCCGGGCTTCCTGCGCCAGCAGAACACCCTGCGCGACGCGCTGATCGCCTCGGTCCATCTCGATATCTTCGCCAAGCATGCCGACCGCGTGCGGATGACCGCCATCGCCCAGATGGTGAACGTGCTCCAGGCGATGATCTTCACCGAAGACAACAAGATGGTGCTCACGCCCACCTACCACGTCTTCGAGATGTACAAGCCGTGGCAGGATGCCACCGTGCTGCCGATCCAGATCAAGTCGCCCTGGTATCACAAGGACGAGTTCTCGATGCCTGCCGTCAGCGGCTCGGCAGTGAAGGGCAAGGATGGCAAGATCCATGTCGGCCTGTCGAACCTCGATCCGAACCAGTCCAACACGGTGACGATCAAGCTCGGCGGCGTCAGCGCATCGGCGGCCACGGGCCGTATCCTGACGGCACCCGCGATCAACGCGCACAACACCTTCGACGCACCGAATGCGGTGAAGCCCGAGGCCTTCTCCGGCGCCACCGTGCAGGGCGGCAACCTTGTCGTTACCCTGCCGGCCAAGTCGGTCGTGGTGCTCGAACTGCAATGA
- a CDS encoding Gfo/Idh/MocA family protein, translating into MDPIRIAIVGVGKIARDQHIPAIEGNPNFSLGATVSPHHRGPEGIPHFSSLEDLVENGPAIDAVALCTPPQVRYDLAALALAKGMHVFLEKPPGATLAEVAALESRADKVGVTLFASWHSRYAAGVAPARAWLAERTIKSARIVWREDVRVWHPGQDWIWEPGGLGVFDPGINALSIATHIMPRPFFLKEATLSLPANRAAPIAADIEFRDTAGAEIHMDLDWRQTGPQSWDIIVETDAGTLKLSNGGAVLTLPTGTEHNEDLEYPGLYSRFANLIRGGRSDVDIAPLRLVADAFLRGRRELVEEFHD; encoded by the coding sequence ATGGATCCGATCCGTATCGCCATCGTTGGCGTGGGCAAGATCGCCCGCGACCAGCATATCCCCGCGATCGAGGGCAACCCGAACTTCAGCCTCGGCGCCACGGTCAGCCCGCATCACCGCGGCCCTGAAGGCATCCCGCACTTCAGCAGCCTCGAAGACCTGGTCGAGAACGGCCCGGCCATCGACGCGGTGGCGCTCTGCACCCCGCCGCAGGTCCGCTATGACCTCGCCGCGCTGGCGCTGGCGAAGGGCATGCACGTGTTCCTGGAAAAGCCGCCGGGCGCCACGCTGGCCGAAGTGGCGGCGCTGGAAAGCCGTGCCGACAAGGTGGGCGTGACGCTGTTCGCTTCGTGGCACTCGCGCTACGCCGCGGGCGTTGCCCCGGCCCGCGCCTGGCTTGCCGAGCGTACGATCAAGAGCGCCAGGATCGTCTGGCGCGAAGACGTGCGCGTCTGGCATCCGGGTCAGGACTGGATCTGGGAACCGGGCGGCCTTGGCGTGTTCGATCCGGGCATCAATGCTCTCTCGATCGCCACGCACATCATGCCGCGCCCGTTCTTCCTCAAGGAAGCGACGCTCAGCCTGCCGGCCAACCGCGCTGCGCCGATCGCCGCCGATATCGAGTTCCGCGATACCGCCGGAGCCGAAATCCACATGGACCTCGACTGGCGCCAGACCGGCCCGCAGTCGTGGGACATCATCGTCGAGACTGACGCGGGAACGCTGAAGCTCTCGAACGGCGGCGCCGTGCTCACCCTGCCCACCGGCACAGAGCACAACGAAGACCTTGAATATCCGGGTCTCTATTCGCGCTTCGCCAACCTGATCCGTGGCGGCCGCAGCGATGTGGACATCGCGCCGCTGCGCCTCGTGGCCGACGCGTTCCTGCGCGGACGCCGCGAGCTCGTCGAAGAATTCCACGACTGA
- a CDS encoding IlvD/Edd family dehydratase: MTDKTAPKLRSRAWFDNPDNIDMTSLYLERYLNFGISLEELRSGKPIIGIAQTGSDLSPCNRHHIVLAERIREGIREAGGIALEFPVHPIQETGKRPTAGLDRNLAYLGLVEAIYGYPLDGVVLTTGCDKTTPALLMAAATVNIPAIALSVGPMLNGWHKGERTGSGTIVWKGREMMAAGELDADGFIKLVASSAPSTGYCNTMGTATTMNSLAEALGMMLPGSAAIPAPYRDRQECAWRTGKRIVDMVHEDLKPSDIMTLDAFHNAIVVNAAIGGSTNAPIHLAAIARHIGVDLPLKDWETYGHKIPLLVNLQPAGEYLGEDYYRAGGVPAVVAQLIGQGLIKEDAMTVNGQTMGDNCRDATIEDEKVIKPFDQPLVEEAGFLVLSGNLFDAAVMKTSVISKEFRDRYLSNPADPDAFEGNAVVFDGPEDYHHRIDDPATGITPETLLFMRGAGPIGYPGAAEVVNMRPPSYLITEGVHSLPCIGDGRQSGTSGSPSILNASPEAAAMGGLALLETGDRVRMDLKKGRVDVLISDEELATRRAALEAKGGYAYPASQTPWQEIQRSVVGQMNTGAILEGAEKYQRIAQTMGLPRDNH; encoded by the coding sequence ATGACCGACAAGACCGCTCCCAAGCTGCGCTCGCGCGCCTGGTTCGACAATCCCGACAACATCGACATGACCTCGCTCTACCTGGAGCGTTACCTGAACTTCGGCATCAGCCTTGAAGAGCTTCGCTCGGGCAAGCCGATCATCGGTATCGCCCAGACCGGCAGCGACCTGTCGCCCTGCAACCGCCATCACATCGTGCTGGCCGAGCGCATTCGCGAGGGCATTCGCGAAGCGGGCGGCATTGCGCTGGAATTCCCGGTCCACCCGATCCAGGAAACCGGCAAGCGCCCGACCGCAGGGCTTGACCGCAACCTCGCCTACCTCGGCCTGGTCGAAGCGATCTACGGCTACCCGCTCGACGGCGTGGTGCTGACCACCGGCTGCGACAAGACCACCCCGGCGCTGCTGATGGCGGCGGCAACCGTGAACATCCCGGCGATCGCGCTTTCGGTCGGCCCGATGCTCAACGGCTGGCACAAGGGCGAGCGTACCGGTTCGGGCACGATCGTCTGGAAGGGCCGCGAGATGATGGCCGCCGGCGAACTCGACGCGGACGGCTTCATCAAGCTCGTCGCCTCGTCGGCCCCGTCGACCGGCTACTGCAACACCATGGGCACGGCGACGACGATGAACTCGCTCGCCGAAGCGCTCGGCATGATGCTGCCCGGTTCGGCCGCGATCCCCGCGCCTTACCGTGACCGCCAGGAATGCGCATGGCGCACCGGCAAGCGCATCGTCGACATGGTTCACGAGGACCTCAAGCCCTCGGACATCATGACGCTCGACGCGTTCCATAACGCCATCGTCGTCAACGCCGCCATCGGCGGTTCGACCAACGCCCCGATCCACCTTGCCGCGATCGCGCGCCACATCGGTGTCGACCTGCCGCTCAAGGACTGGGAAACCTACGGCCACAAGATCCCGCTGCTGGTGAACCTGCAGCCCGCCGGCGAATACCTCGGCGAGGACTACTACCGTGCAGGCGGCGTACCCGCCGTCGTCGCGCAGCTGATCGGCCAGGGGCTGATCAAGGAAGACGCGATGACCGTCAATGGCCAGACCATGGGCGACAACTGCCGCGACGCGACGATCGAGGACGAGAAGGTCATCAAGCCCTTCGACCAGCCGCTGGTGGAAGAAGCCGGCTTCCTCGTGCTGTCGGGCAACCTGTTCGACGCGGCCGTGATGAAGACCAGCGTGATCTCCAAGGAGTTCCGCGACCGTTACCTCTCGAACCCCGCAGACCCGGATGCCTTCGAAGGCAATGCCGTGGTGTTCGACGGTCCCGAGGACTACCACCACCGCATCGACGATCCGGCGACCGGCATCACCCCCGAAACCCTGCTGTTCATGCGCGGCGCCGGCCCGATCGGCTATCCGGGTGCAGCCGAAGTCGTGAACATGCGTCCGCCTTCGTACCTCATCACCGAAGGCGTGCACTCGCTGCCGTGCATCGGTGACGGTCGCCAGTCGGGCACCTCGGGCAGCCCCTCGATCCTCAACGCCTCGCCCGAAGCGGCGGCGATGGGCGGTCTCGCCCTGCTCGAAACCGGTGACCGCGTGCGCATGGACCTCAAGAAGGGCCGCGTGGACGTGCTCATCTCCGACGAGGAACTGGCGACCCGCCGCGCCGCTCTCGAAGCCAAGGGCGGCTATGCCTACCCGGCCTCGCAGACCCCGTGGCAGGAAATCCAGCGCTCGGTGGTCGGCCAGATGAACACCGGCGCCATCCTCGAAGGCGCCGAAAAGTACCAGCGCATCGCCCAGACCATGGGCCTGCCGCGCGACAATCACTGA
- a CDS encoding sugar MFS transporter, which translates to MPPVVSSGDAPVLHAQPAGVRYGPALTLLASLFFMWGFITVINNTLLPHLRSVFDLSYTQTTLIESVWFIAYFVASIPSAKLIERVGYQKSLVTGLLIMAAGGLGMMLAASIPSYGITLVMLFVIASGITLLQVAANPYVAVVGKPETASSRLNLVQALNSAGTMLAPLFGAYLILGRSKSGTSAAGTVLTDAERLADAHSVILPYALVAVVLVILAVVIAKFPLPSMGTANSRLAKEQRKHLSLWNHRNLVFGIPAIFIYLIAEIGVANLFVNFVSQPDIANLTHEQAGKYLTFLWGGMMVGRFAGSAIMQRFDAGKVLAFFSVGAFAVMVVTIFAHGPVAMWSLILVGLFHSIMFPTIFTLGIKGLGPLTEEGSGLLVMAIAGGALVIVQGWLADNFGLQNSFILTAVCELYVLFYALWGSKVTNAEPDLVPEGAE; encoded by the coding sequence ATGCCCCCAGTGGTTTCATCTGGAGATGCCCCGGTGCTTCACGCGCAGCCAGCGGGCGTCCGCTACGGCCCGGCGCTGACGCTGCTTGCCAGCCTGTTTTTCATGTGGGGCTTCATCACCGTCATCAACAACACGCTGCTGCCGCACCTGCGCAGCGTGTTCGACCTGAGCTACACCCAGACGACGCTTATCGAATCGGTGTGGTTCATCGCCTATTTCGTGGCCTCGATTCCCTCGGCGAAGCTGATCGAACGCGTCGGCTACCAGAAGTCGCTGGTCACCGGCCTGCTGATCATGGCCGCCGGCGGGCTGGGCATGATGCTGGCTGCCAGCATCCCGTCCTACGGCATCACGCTGGTCATGCTCTTCGTGATCGCCAGCGGCATCACCCTGCTTCAGGTTGCGGCGAATCCCTATGTCGCCGTCGTCGGCAAGCCCGAGACCGCGTCCTCGCGCCTCAACCTGGTGCAGGCGCTCAACTCGGCCGGCACCATGCTGGCCCCGCTGTTCGGCGCCTACCTGATTCTTGGTCGTTCCAAGAGCGGGACCTCGGCCGCCGGCACGGTCCTGACCGATGCCGAGCGTCTGGCTGACGCCCATTCGGTGATCCTGCCTTACGCGCTGGTCGCGGTGGTGCTGGTCATTCTGGCCGTGGTGATCGCCAAGTTCCCGCTGCCCTCGATGGGTACGGCGAACTCGCGCCTTGCCAAGGAGCAGCGCAAACACCTCTCGCTGTGGAATCACCGCAACCTCGTATTCGGCATTCCCGCGATCTTCATCTACCTGATCGCCGAGATCGGCGTGGCGAATCTCTTCGTGAACTTCGTCAGCCAGCCCGACATCGCCAACCTGACGCATGAACAGGCGGGCAAGTACCTTACCTTCCTGTGGGGCGGCATGATGGTCGGCCGTTTCGCGGGCTCCGCGATCATGCAGCGTTTCGACGCGGGCAAGGTTCTGGCGTTCTTCTCGGTCGGCGCCTTCGCGGTAATGGTCGTGACGATCTTCGCCCATGGCCCGGTTGCGATGTGGTCGCTGATCCTTGTCGGCCTGTTCCACTCGATCATGTTCCCGACCATTTTCACCCTCGGCATCAAGGGCCTTGGCCCGCTGACCGAGGAAGGCTCGGGCCTGCTGGTCATGGCGATCGCCGGCGGCGCGCTGGTGATCGTGCAGGGGTGGCTGGCCGACAACTTCGGTCTCCAGAACTCGTTCATCCTGACCGCGGTATGCGAACTCTACGTGCTGTTCTACGCTCTGTGGGGCAGCAAGGTCACGAACGCGGAACCGGATCTGGTTCCCGAGGGGGCCGAGTAA
- a CDS encoding FadR/GntR family transcriptional regulator: MNDEESARPADEARGPGRRLHGAIAHKLGTAILSGKYAPGDILSGEVAFAEELQVSRSAYREAIQVLTAKGLVASRPKAGTRVLPRDRWNLLDPEVLGWAFAGEPDIEFVRSLFELRAIVEPAAARLAAQRRDKNDLKAMKDALAAMRRHTLTTEAGRAADRDFHNAILQATRNDALLVLSASIGAAVNWTTQFKQRARALPRNPIPDHVRVYDAIAAGDAATAAEAMNVLVDLALEDTRSAMEKK; encoded by the coding sequence GTGAACGATGAAGAAAGTGCAAGGCCGGCCGACGAGGCTCGGGGTCCGGGCCGCCGCCTGCACGGTGCGATCGCCCATAAACTGGGAACGGCCATCTTGTCCGGCAAATATGCGCCCGGGGACATTCTTTCTGGTGAAGTCGCCTTCGCCGAGGAACTCCAGGTCTCGCGCAGCGCCTATCGGGAAGCCATTCAGGTCCTCACCGCCAAGGGCCTGGTCGCCAGCCGCCCCAAGGCCGGAACGCGGGTGCTGCCGAGGGACCGCTGGAACCTGCTCGATCCCGAAGTGCTCGGCTGGGCCTTCGCGGGAGAGCCGGACATCGAGTTCGTGCGCAGCCTCTTCGAACTGCGCGCCATCGTGGAGCCTGCCGCCGCGCGGCTTGCCGCGCAGCGCCGGGACAAGAACGACCTCAAGGCGATGAAGGATGCGCTGGCCGCGATGCGGCGGCACACCCTGACCACCGAGGCCGGCCGCGCGGCGGATCGCGACTTCCACAACGCGATTCTCCAGGCCACCCGCAACGACGCCCTGCTCGTGCTCAGCGCCTCGATCGGTGCTGCGGTGAACTGGACCACCCAGTTCAAGCAGCGGGCCCGCGCCCTGCCCCGCAACCCGATCCCCGATCACGTCCGCGTCTATGACGCGATCGCCGCCGGGGATGCGGCGACCGCTGCCGAAGCGATGAACGTGCTGGTCGATCTGGCACTGGAGGACACGCGCAGCGCCATGGAGAAAAAGTAA